The proteins below come from a single Mauremys reevesii isolate NIE-2019 linkage group 6, ASM1616193v1, whole genome shotgun sequence genomic window:
- the CCNH gene encoding cyclin-H isoform X3, which translates to MPRSVVVSCVQLIGLPKRKGTAAMYFKRFYLNNSVMEYHPRIIMLTCAFLACKVDEFNVSSAQFVGNLRENPPGQEKALEQILEYELLLIQQLNFHLIVHNPYRPFEGFLIDLKTRYPLLENPEVLRKTADDFLTRVALTDAYLLFTPSQIALTAILSSASRAGINMESYLSECLALKENRTSLSQLLDGMKCMKNLIKKYEPPRPEEVASLKQKLEKCHSSQLALNANVKKRKGYEDDECITKKSKMDEEEWTDDDLVDSL; encoded by the exons ATGCCCAGATCCGTGGTGGTGAGTTGTGTACAATTGATCGGTCTGCCGAAGAGAAAG GGAACAGCTGCTATGTACTTCAAACGTTTTTACCTCAATAACTCAGTGATGGAGTATCACCCTCGAATAATAAT GTTAACGTGTGCATTCTTGGCATGCAAAGTAGATGAATTTAATGTGTCCAGTGCACAGTTTGTTGGTAACCTTCGAGAGAACCCTCCAGGTCAGGAGAAGGCTCTTGAACAGATCTTGGAATATGAATTACTACTTATTCAGCAGCTGAACttccatcttatagtgcacaacCCTTATAGACCATTTGAGGGATTTTTAATTGATTTGAAG ACTCGTTATCCATTGCTGGAGAATCCTGAAGTCTTGAGGAAAACAGCTGATGACTTTCTCACCCGAGTAGCTCTGACAGATGCCTACCTTCTGTTTACACCTTCACAAATAGCTCTCACTGCCATCTTATCTAGTGCTTCCAGGGCAGGAATTAATATGGAAAG CTATTTATCTGAGTGTCTTGCACTGAAAGAAAACAGAACATCTCTGTCCCAGTTACTAGATGGAATGAAAT GCATGAAAAATCTCATAAAGAAGTATGAACCACCTCGGCCTGAGGAGGTTGCCTCTCTAAAGCAGAAGTTAGAGAAATGTCACAGCTCACAACTTGCTCTTAATGCAAATGT AAAGAAGAGGAAGGGCTATGAAGATGATGAATGTATTACAAAGAAATCTAAAATGGATGAG
- the CCNH gene encoding cyclin-H isoform X1: protein MYHSSTQRRHWTFRSEEELARSRADANRKFRCKAVACGKARQSDSLLLEPREELAICKYYERKLLDFCSVFKPVMPRSVVVSCVQLIGLPKRKGTAAMYFKRFYLNNSVMEYHPRIIMLTCAFLACKVDEFNVSSAQFVGNLRENPPGQEKALEQILEYELLLIQQLNFHLIVHNPYRPFEGFLIDLKTRYPLLENPEVLRKTADDFLTRVALTDAYLLFTPSQIALTAILSSASRAGINMESYLSECLALKENRTSLSQLLDGMKCMKNLIKKYEPPRPEEVASLKQKLEKCHSSQLALNANVKKRKGYEDDECITKKSKMDEEEWTDDDLVDSL, encoded by the exons ATGTACCACAGCAGCACGCAGAGGCGGCACTGGACCTTCCGCAGCGAGGAGGAGCTGGCCCGCAGCCGGGCCGACGCCAACCGCAAGTTCCGCTGCAAAGCGGTGGCCTGCGGAAAG gcTCGGCAGAGCGACTCGCTGCTTCTGGAGCCCCGGGAGGAGTTGGCAATCTGTAAATATTATGAGAGGAAACTGCTGGATTTCTGCTCCGTGTTCAAACCTGTCATGCCCAGATCCGTGGTGGTGAGTTGTGTACAATTGATCGGTCTGCCGAAGAGAAAG GGAACAGCTGCTATGTACTTCAAACGTTTTTACCTCAATAACTCAGTGATGGAGTATCACCCTCGAATAATAAT GTTAACGTGTGCATTCTTGGCATGCAAAGTAGATGAATTTAATGTGTCCAGTGCACAGTTTGTTGGTAACCTTCGAGAGAACCCTCCAGGTCAGGAGAAGGCTCTTGAACAGATCTTGGAATATGAATTACTACTTATTCAGCAGCTGAACttccatcttatagtgcacaacCCTTATAGACCATTTGAGGGATTTTTAATTGATTTGAAG ACTCGTTATCCATTGCTGGAGAATCCTGAAGTCTTGAGGAAAACAGCTGATGACTTTCTCACCCGAGTAGCTCTGACAGATGCCTACCTTCTGTTTACACCTTCACAAATAGCTCTCACTGCCATCTTATCTAGTGCTTCCAGGGCAGGAATTAATATGGAAAG CTATTTATCTGAGTGTCTTGCACTGAAAGAAAACAGAACATCTCTGTCCCAGTTACTAGATGGAATGAAAT GCATGAAAAATCTCATAAAGAAGTATGAACCACCTCGGCCTGAGGAGGTTGCCTCTCTAAAGCAGAAGTTAGAGAAATGTCACAGCTCACAACTTGCTCTTAATGCAAATGT AAAGAAGAGGAAGGGCTATGAAGATGATGAATGTATTACAAAGAAATCTAAAATGGATGAG
- the CCNH gene encoding cyclin-H isoform X2, producing MYHSSTQRRHWTFRSEEELARSRADANRKFRCKAVACGKARQSDSLLLEPREELAICKYYERKLLDFCSVFKPVMPRSVVGTAAMYFKRFYLNNSVMEYHPRIIMLTCAFLACKVDEFNVSSAQFVGNLRENPPGQEKALEQILEYELLLIQQLNFHLIVHNPYRPFEGFLIDLKTRYPLLENPEVLRKTADDFLTRVALTDAYLLFTPSQIALTAILSSASRAGINMESYLSECLALKENRTSLSQLLDGMKCMKNLIKKYEPPRPEEVASLKQKLEKCHSSQLALNANVKKRKGYEDDECITKKSKMDEEEWTDDDLVDSL from the exons ATGTACCACAGCAGCACGCAGAGGCGGCACTGGACCTTCCGCAGCGAGGAGGAGCTGGCCCGCAGCCGGGCCGACGCCAACCGCAAGTTCCGCTGCAAAGCGGTGGCCTGCGGAAAG gcTCGGCAGAGCGACTCGCTGCTTCTGGAGCCCCGGGAGGAGTTGGCAATCTGTAAATATTATGAGAGGAAACTGCTGGATTTCTGCTCCGTGTTCAAACCTGTCATGCCCAGATCCGTGGTG GGAACAGCTGCTATGTACTTCAAACGTTTTTACCTCAATAACTCAGTGATGGAGTATCACCCTCGAATAATAAT GTTAACGTGTGCATTCTTGGCATGCAAAGTAGATGAATTTAATGTGTCCAGTGCACAGTTTGTTGGTAACCTTCGAGAGAACCCTCCAGGTCAGGAGAAGGCTCTTGAACAGATCTTGGAATATGAATTACTACTTATTCAGCAGCTGAACttccatcttatagtgcacaacCCTTATAGACCATTTGAGGGATTTTTAATTGATTTGAAG ACTCGTTATCCATTGCTGGAGAATCCTGAAGTCTTGAGGAAAACAGCTGATGACTTTCTCACCCGAGTAGCTCTGACAGATGCCTACCTTCTGTTTACACCTTCACAAATAGCTCTCACTGCCATCTTATCTAGTGCTTCCAGGGCAGGAATTAATATGGAAAG CTATTTATCTGAGTGTCTTGCACTGAAAGAAAACAGAACATCTCTGTCCCAGTTACTAGATGGAATGAAAT GCATGAAAAATCTCATAAAGAAGTATGAACCACCTCGGCCTGAGGAGGTTGCCTCTCTAAAGCAGAAGTTAGAGAAATGTCACAGCTCACAACTTGCTCTTAATGCAAATGT AAAGAAGAGGAAGGGCTATGAAGATGATGAATGTATTACAAAGAAATCTAAAATGGATGAG